AACTTACTAACTAAAGCGTCGTGATTTGCTATTGATTTATAGGCTTCAATAGGTGTAAATTTATGCGCTATTTTTAAAATCATATCACGTTGTTTTTCGATGTCTATTCCTACTGGACTATCATCAGAAATTATAATTCCAGAAAAAGTAAAAGAATGTGTTATCGAAATAAATTTACCATCTTTTAAATGAGGTTTACCAAACTCATCATACATTAAATCAGCATCAGTATAACCTATTTCATTTAATAGATGACGAACGCTTAAAAAGCCTCTACGATGTAAATCAGACTTCATACCGTTAACGCGATCGTTACTTCTCTTAGTCAGTTCGATACCTTCAGATAGATCCTCAAAAGATTCTTCAATCTTCCAAATCAATACTTTAGTAGTTTCGTTTACAGTTAATGTTTTGTGAACAGGCATATTTTAGAAAGTTATTTCGTAATTTTGCGACTCAAAAATTTAGATACATAAATATACATAAATATGAGCACAAAAACCGCTACATACGTACCTTTTAAAGTTAAAGATATCTCTTTAGCTGATTGGGGAAGAAAAGAAATGGACTTGGCAGAAGCTGAAATGCCAGGATTAATGAGTCTTCGTGAAGAATATAAAAACGAGCAACCATTAAAAGGAGCAAGAATTGCAGGATGTTTACATATGACGATTCAGACTGCGGTTTTAATTGAAACATTACAAGCTTTAGGTGCTGAGGTAACTTGGAGTTCTTGTAATATATTTTCTACACAAGATCAGGCTGCTGCTGCTATTGCCGCTGCAGGAACACCTGTATATGCTTGGAAAGATATGACAGAAGAAGAATTTGACTGGTGTATTGAACAAACATTATTTTTTGGAGAGGATAAGAAGCCATTAAACTTAATTTTAGATGATGGTGGTGATTTAACAAATATGGTTTTAGATCGTTACCCAGAATTAGCTGCTGGAATTAACGGATTATCTGAAGAAACTACAACAGGAGTTCACCGTTTATACGATAGAGTAAAAGCAGGTACATTACCAATGCCAGCAATTAACGTAAACGATTCTGTAACTAAATCTAAATTTGATAACAAATATGGTTGTAAAGAATCTGCAGTAGATGCAATTCGTAGAGCAACAGATATTATGTTAGCAGGTAAACGTGTAACTGTTTGTGGTTACGGTGATGTAGGTAAAGGTACAGCTGCTTCATTTAAAGGTGCAGGTTCTATTGTAACTGTTACAGAAATTGATCCTATTTGTGCTTTACAAGCTGCAATGGATGGTTTTGAAGTTAAAAAATTAGAAACTGTTGTTGGTAATTCTGATATTATTATTACAACTACAGGAAATAAAGATATTATTCAAGGTCGTCATTTCGAAGCAATGAAAGACAAAGTTATCGTATGTAACATTGGGCATTTCGATAACGAAATTGACATGGCTTGGTTAAATACAAACCATGGAAGTACAAAAGATACTATTAAACCACAGGTTGATAAATATAATATCGCAGGAAATGATATTATTATTTTAGCAGAAGGTCGTTTAGTAAACTTAGGTTGTGCAACTGGTCACCCAAGTTTTGTAATGTCTAATTCATTTACAAACCAAACTTTAGCTCAAATTGAATTATGGACAAACCGTAGTTCTTATGAGAATGAAGTGTACATGTTACCAAAACATTTAGATGAAAAAGTAGCAAAATTACACTTAGCAAAAATAGGAGTAGAGCTTACAGAATTACGTTCTGATCAAGCATCTTATATTGGTGTAACTGTTGAAGGGCCATATAAGCCAGAGCACTACAGATACTAATAAATAGCTGTCATTCTGAACTTGTTTCAGAATCATATAAAAATACGAACCCCTTGCTTTAATTTGTAAGGGGTTTTTATTTGTCGTTACAATAAAGGATGACATAGGAATCTTTTACTAATGCTTTGATTATCTTTTTTGGAGTTTTAATAGGCTATCCACTATGTTTTTTACTAAATTCACTTTTTTGTACAGTGGTAATCTCATTTTAAGATGAAGATTACTTCGCTTTCTCGTAATGACACATTTCTTTAATAGTTATAAAAAGGATGCCGTTTCTCGGCCATTGAGGTCAGTCTAAATTTATTTCAGTATCACATATAAGATAAGAAACAAATGAACTTAAGGTTACAAAAAAATCCCGCAACTTAGTCACGGGATTTTTATATATTATTAATATTTTAATTAAAGTTCTAAAGAGTTAAATAACTCAATTAACTTAGGGTCAGATGGTCTTGGAGCATTTGAATTAACAATGTTTCCTAGTGGATCGATTAAAATAAATCTAGGAATTCCATTAATAACATAATCAGTAACAAATTTAGATTTCCAGTTTTTATCAGCAAATAATTGTGTTCCAGATAATTTTTTATCAGCAATCATTTTTTTCCAAGCTTCATGATCCTTCATTTGATCAACAGAAATACTTACAAATTCAATATTTTTTCCATGGTATTTTTCTTCCATTTTTTGTAAAAAAGGAATTTCTTTTTTACAAGGATTACACCAAGTAGCCCAAACATCAAAATATACATATTTTCCTTTTAAATCATCTAAAGAAGTTGTACCTCCTTTAATGTTTTCATAGTCAACAAATTTTGGAGAAGCCATTCCTTTCGCTAAGTTTTTAGCTAAATATAACTTGTCTGCATGTGTTTTGTTTAAATATTGTTTTAAACCTTTTATGTTTTTCTTTTGAAAAGAAACAAAAGTAGAATCTAACTTTGTAGTTTCAATTCTTTTATTAAACTCATTTATAAAGTTGTTTGTCTTTGTTTCAAATTCCTCTTTAGGTAATTCAAATAAAGCTTTATCTTTAAAAAAACCTTTTTGTAGTAAAGCTGCTTTCGCTAAGAAATTGCTCTCACTAGCCCCTTCTCCTGTAAAAACAACAGTTTCATCAAATTCTTTAGTGTCAAGTGTCATGTTAACATTAGCACCATTTTTTAAGTACAAAGTAGTACCTTCTTTTCCGTCAGAAAGACGATAAAATCCATCTTTAAGATTCATTGTATCCTTAAAAACACCATTTTCATCAACCTTAATTACTCTATTGAACTTAAGTTGAGGATTAGAAATAACGATCGAATCCGAATTTTTATTGGTGATTTTCCCTGAAAAAGAAACAAAGTTGTTTTGTTCTTTTTTACAAGAAACCATAGTAATGGCAATTGCCACTAAGAAAACTATTTTTTTCATTGGTTGGTAAGTTTAATTATTTACAGTGTACTAAATTACTAATTTTTCTAGAAAAGGAATGTTTTTTTAATCTTTTATCCTAACCAACCCTCACGATCTAAACTTCTGTATTGAATGGCTTCAGTTATATGATCGGATTTTATATTGTTTGAGGCGTCTAAATCAGCAATAGTACGAGAAACCTTTAATATTCTATCATAGGCTCTTGCTGAAAGGTTTAGCTTTTCCATAGCAACTTTTAGTAAATTACTGCTTTCTTTAGAAAGTTTACAAAACTCTCGAATTTGTTTTACATTCATTTGAGCATTGTAATGTACAGTATTTGAATTTTTATAACGTTCAGTTTGTATTTCTCTAGCCTTTGTTACACGTTCCCTAATAGCAACGCTAGTTTCCCCTTTTCTATCTTCTGATAATTTTTCAAAGGGTACAGGAGTTACTTCTATATGTATATCAATCCTGTCAAGCAGTGGACCTGAAATTTTACTTAAATAACGTTGCATTTCGGCAGGAGATGATGTCATTGGAGAATCAGGGTCGTTAAAAAAGCCCGATGGACTTGGATTCATACTTGCGACTAACATAAAGCTACTTGGATAGTTTACCGAAAATCTAGCCCTAGAAATAGTAACTTCTCTATCTTCTAAAGGCTGTCGTAAAACCTCAAGAACTCCTCTTTTAAATTCGGGTAGTTCATCTAAAAATAATACACCATTATGAGCTAAAGAAATTTCTCCAGGTTGTGGTAAATTATTCCCCCCACCAATGAGAGCAATATCTGAACAGCTATGATGTGGAGATCTAAATGGGCGACTATATTGAAGTCCAGAGTTTTTTACCTTACCAACAACGGAATGGATTTTTGTAGTTTCCAAAGCTTCCTGCAATGTCATAGGAGGTAATATAGACGGCAACCTTTTGGCTAACATTGTTTTTCCAGCCCCAGGTGGACCAATTAAAATAATATTATGACCTCCAGCTGCTGCAATTTCCATACAGCGTTTAATACTTTCTTGACCTTTAACGTCAGAAAAATCAAATTCGGGAAAATCTACATGCTTATAAAATTCAGCGCGAGTATCAACTATTGTTGGTTTAATCATTTCTTTATTTTCTAAATGATTAATAACATCCATAATATTTTCTACCCCCAGTATATTTATATCATTAACAATGGCAGCTTCTTTTGCATTTTCTTTTGGTAGAATAAAATTTTTATAACCTTCTTCTCTGGCTTTAATTGCTATTGGTAATGCACCTTTAATAGGTTGTAAACTTCCGTCTAAAGAAAGTTCTCCCATAATTACATACTCACTAATGTTGGTAGCTTTAATTTGATTAGATGCAGCAAGTATTCCAACAGCTAAGGTTAAATCATAAGCAGCACCTTCTTTACGAATATCAGCAGGAGCCATATTAATGATAATTTTTTTTCCAGGAAGTTTAAAACCATTATTATTTAGTGCAGCAGAAATACGATAAGAACTTTCTCGTACAGCATTATCAGGTAAGCCAACTAAATGGTAGCCGATTCCTTTATCTATATTTACTTCCACGGTAATTGTGGTAGCTTCAATACCAAAAACAGCAGATCCATAGGTTTTTATAAGCATAGCTTTCTTTTTTCTGTTAAAGATAGCTAAATTTCTTTAGGAATTTGGTTTAGAAGTATTTACTGTTTTTTTGAAGTGGATGATTTATAAAAAAATAATTTGTATAACTTTCTGAAACTAAAAAAAAGTAAGATTACCAATAGTATTGCAATTACTGGTAAAAAGATTGAGAAGGATGACATAAGAATTGATGTGCCTGTCTCAACAGTCGAAATTATAGGATTTGCTATACCACCCGTTGTTGCAGTTGATGCTAATCTTGTAGAGGCTGCAGTTCCTTTAATTACAGAAGCTGTTCCTCCACCAGCTATTATTGCTAAAGCCCAGGTGATTATAGGAGATAAGTCAGCGACTGTTGATACCATAACAGCTGTTCCTGCAATAGCAGCTAAGGGAATCGCAATAGTATCTAATAAGTTGTCAAACCAAGGAATATAGTATGCAAATATTTCTAATAGAGTAGCAATGCCTAAGGTAATTAAAGCAGATGAACTTGCTACCCAATTCCAATTTTCATTTATAGGAATTATATTGTAATAACCCGCTAAACTTAGTGCAAAAAGTGGGAGGAATACTCTAAAGCCAACTGAAGCTGCTAGTCCAATTCCTAAAAAAACACTAATAATTGATTCTGGAGTCATATTTTTTTATGTTAAGATATAAAAAAAAGCCTCTTTATAAAAGAGGCTTTTTGAAATATTTTAAAAGTTGATTAGTTTTTATTAAAGTTATCTAATCCAGTTTTTAACCAATCATAATAGGCTGTGTGATCAGAATATTGTTGAGGTGAATTTAAAAGTTCTAATTCAGGACTCATCAACACATAAAATGGCTGAGAAGCTGTTTTAAAATTAGCTACTTGTAATGTCGCCCATTTATCACCGTAAGTTCTAATTCTTTTTACTTTACCATTAGGTTTAATAAAGTCGAATTGTTCATCTTTAGGTAATTGTCTTTCATGATCATCTACGTACAATGAAATTAAAACAAAATTATTATTAATTAAAGAATAAATCTCTGGTTTTACCCAAATAGTTTCTTCCATTTTACGACAGTTAACACATGCCCAACCTGTAAAATCTAATAAAACAGGTTTGTTAACAGATTTTGCATAAGCAATACCTTCTTCAAAATCTTTAAAACAATTTAACCCTAACGGACATTTATTGTCTTTCTTGTAAATACTATGAAATTGAGGTGGAGCAAATCCACTTAAAAATTTATTTTGATTCCATGCTGGTTTTTCCATAACACCTGGAGCTAAATATACCGAAAATGCTAAAGCTGCAACACCTAATAAGATTCTAAAGAAAGAAATCTTACCGTATTTTTTACCAATAATACCAAATAGATATAATGCAGTTAATAAAGAGATTAGCGCCCAAAGACCTATGAAAATTTCTCTCTTAAATAAATCCCAGTGACCTACTAAATCAGCATTTGATAAAAATTTAAATGCGAATGCTAATTCTAAAAATCCTAAGAAAACTTTTACAGTATTTAACCATCCACCAGATTTTGGTAGCGAATTTAACCATCCTGGGAACATAGCAAACAAAGCGAAAGGTAATGCTAAAGCAGTACCAAAACCGATCATACCAGCTGATAATTGCATAGCTCCTCCGCTAGATCCTAATGAACCAGCTAGAAGTGAACCTAAAATAGGACCTGTACAAGAAAATGATACAATTGCTAAGGTTAAAGCCATAAAGAATGTACCAATAATTCCTCCAATATTCGAAGCACTATCAGCTTTATTACTCCAAGAACTAGGTAATGTTAGTTCATAAAAACCAAAGAATGAACCAGCAAAGAAAATTAACACTACAAAGAAAAATACATTTAACCATATATTGGTTGAAATACTATTTAAAATTTCAGGATCTAAAGTGTCTAAATAGTGAAAAGGTAAGCTTAACAGGCCGTAAATTAATATAATAAAGAACCCATATAAAACAGCACTACCAATTCCTTTTCCTTTCTTTTCAGTATGTTTTGTAAAGAATGATACAGTTAAAGGTACCATTGGAAAAACACAAGGTGTTAAAAAGGCTAATAAACCTCCAACAAAACCTAATAGAAAAATATTAAGTAATGTATCACCGCCTTTTTCTTCAGTGTTTTTTTCTGCCGTATTTTTTAATAAAGCAGTGTTTTTTAAGTTTAAGTTTAGTGATTGTGATAAAGATTGACTCTTATCATCTACTTCAGTAACAGTTTGAGATACTTTTTCTCCAATTAATGAAAAAGTAAAGTCTTCATCGAAAGGTAAACAGTATTCTTTACAAACTTGTGCATCTAAATTAAGAGTGATTAGAGTTAAGGTTGCATCAGAAACAGTTATTCTTTGTACTAGTTTTCCTTCATCAACAAAGAATATTTCATCTTTTCCCCAAATTTCACTGAATTCAGTTTCTGTTTCTCCTTCTTTTGCTTTTCCGTTAAGTGTGTATCCACTTTGTCCTTCAGCAGGAGAAATAGTCATAGGTAAAGAAGCATCCTCAGGGTTGTATTGAGAATATAAATGCCAATCCTCTGCTATTTCAATTTCAAAAATTAAGTCGTATTCAGTTTCCGAAACTTTTTCAACGGTAGGGGTTACGACAATTGGGTTATCATCAGATTGCGAGTAAACCGTTAAACCTAAGAATAATAAAAAAAGAGTAATGAGTTTTTTCATTCGATTTAGTTTATAGTGGGTTATTTTTAAATAGTTAATCTTAATAATTGTGTTGTGTTATTAGTAGATGAAAAACGTCTGTCTTGTCGTTTACCAATAATCCAAATGATTTCATTATTATTTGAGCAAAGTAACCAAATGTTTTTTTTGTCCAAAATTGATAATTTTTCGTCTTTAAAATATTTGCTAATCTTTTTTTTACCTAACATTCCTGTTGGGTAAAAAAAATCACCTTCTTGCCATCTTCTAATGATTAGGGGGTAATTTAACAAATTTTTATCAACATAAATACTATTTTTGTCAAAAATTGTTTTTTTATTTACATCTTCAAACAATAAGTTTATAGGATTTATTACCTTAACATCTCCTTTGTGTATGATAATTTGTTCACTTTTAGAAGTGAGTTTTTTATCAGAGGGTAAAAGTAATAAAAAATCCCTGTCTTTTATTAAAGTATATGAATTTGTTAATACTTTCTTGCTTGATTGCGCATAAATTAGATCATAAATGTCATTCCATGATGTAAATTTATACCTTTTTAAAAGTTGGTATAAATAAGCTTTTGGGTTTGATAATTTTACTAATTCAGAAATATTTATTTTTAGTATGTCATCTTGCTTAGATGTTATTTTTATTGATGTTTCCTTTATCTTGTCAGTAATAATTTGCTGAGATTGCTTTAAAGACTCAGTAGTTTTGTTATGTGTTTTTAATAGACTTGGATTTAGTTCTTTAAGAATAGGAATAATTTTATGTCTTATTTTATTTCTAACATATTTTGTTTCTAAATTACTAGCATCCTTTCGCCATTTAATATTATTTTTTAAAGCATGTTCTTCTATTTCTTCTCTTGAAAATACAAGTAACGGGCGTATAATATTTTTGTTAACAGGTGGGATTCCTGTTAAACCATCTAAGCCTGTACCTCTGGTTAAATTAATTAAAAAAGTTTCTAAATTATCATCAGCATGATGAGCTGTTAAGATATAGTCGAAATTATTTTCTTCAGTTAATTGTTGAAACCAATCATAACGCAATTTTCTTGCAGCTAATTGAGTTGAAAGTTTATTTTTTTTTGAATATTTATTAGTTTCAAATCGAATTGAAAAAGTAGTAATATCTAATTTAATTCCTAAGTTGTTAATAAATTCTTCATCTAAATTACTTTCTTCTCCTCTTAACTGAAAATTACAATGAGCTAAAGAAATAGTATAACATAATTGGTGTAATAAATGAGACAAAACAACACTATCAATTCCTCCAGAAATAGCAATTAGAAGTTTTTTGTTTTTTAAAAATGAAAAATTTTCATCAATATGTTCTGCTAGTTTTTGAAGCATTTTAATTCTTGTAATTGGTTTATAGCTGGCTGTTTAGCCAATTAACAATGTCTTGTAACATTTCTTCTTTACATAAATCATTTTGTAATTCATGATAACCACCTTTGTAAAGTTTTAAGTTTGCTTTGTCAGAGTTATTTGCAAAAGCTTCCGTTCCTTTAAAATCAATAATTTTATCACCTGTACCATGTAATAATAACATTGGTACTTTTAATGATGAAGCGTTTTGAATTGCCCACTCACCAGAATCAATAAATGATAAAGAAAAGTTAGGACTAATTTTATCATGTACTAATGGGTCGTCTATATATTTTTTAACTTCTGCCTTGTCACGAGAAATATCATTAGCATCTAGTTCATTACCTAATGTTATAGCAGGAGCAATTTTTTGCATAATCTTACCTAATGATAGCTTCCATGCTGGCGGATCGAATGCTAATTTTAGCATAGGACTTGTAGCAATGACACCTGTTAAATTATTTTCTCTACGAAGTGTATAATTTATTACTGCATTACCACCCATCGAGTGTCCATATAAAAAGAGTAGTTTGCTATCAAAAATTTCTTTTGTTTTATCAATTAATTTTGAAATACTTTCTAACACAGTATCAAAACCAGGGTTGTGACCACGTTTACCTAGTGTTTTGCCATGGCCAAAATGATCAAAAGCAATAACACCAAAATTATTGTCAGTTAACTTTTTGGCAACATGTTGGTAGCGACCAGAGTGTTCTCCCATTCCGTGAATAATAATAACAACTCCTTTTATAGTTTCAGGTTTCCAGAATTGGCCAAAAAAAGTAGTTTTATGATATTTGAAGTTAAATTCTTGATGCAGCATAATTTATTGTTTATGTAACCATTGTCTAATTTCTTTTCTTAAAGAAACTTCTGGTTTGGGTAATGGAATTGTTCGGCCGAATTGTTTACTTCTCTTAAATTTTGAAAATGTAATTTTATGTTTTTTCCAAGCTTCAGGGTATAAGTCTAAAAATTTATTAAAAAAACTTTGTTCATTTACGGTACCTTCTATTTTAGATAGCACGTGTTTGAATTTCTCTTCTTGTTCTATAATCATTAATCCTTATTTTTTTGTAAAATAATTTTTTGCATCTGCTTAACGCTAATTGTACTTCCGTCATGACTCCACCCTGGAGGTCCGAAAATATACATAAATTTATGAATCCAATTGCTAGACTTTTTGGTGTCGTTCCAAATATCTTTATATTCATGAGTTAAAATTACCCAAGGATTATATGAGTCAGGAGCATGTGTTACACCGTATTGGATTTCGACTTTTTCGTCAAGCTCTTTCCATGTTCCAAAAACTCTATCAAAAATATTTAAAAACCCTCCATGATTTTTATCCATATATTCTACGTTTTTAGCGTGATGTACTTGATGCATTGTATGTGTGTTAAATATTACATCAATAAATTTAAGTTTTGGAATATATACTGAATGTAATTGAAATTGCCATAAAGCTTCAATACCTAAACAAACGACGACCATTTCTGGTGGAAAACCAATTGCAGGAAGCCACATATAAAAAAAAGGTTTATATAAAATTGTAAACCAGCCATTACGAACTGCGGTTCCTAAATTAAAATTGTCTGAAGAGTGATGTACAATGTGTGCTGCCCACAAGAAACGAACCATATGATTTTGTCGGTGAAACCAGTAATAGCTAAAGTCGTCTAATAGTTGACAAACAATCCATACATACCAAGCATAACCAAAAGATTCCCAACCCATGATATTGGTACGGATACCATTTACTAGAGGGTTAAAAACGTCATAAACATAATTAAAAATAATAATTGCAGAAATTGTCTTTATTAAAGGAGCAAGAATAGCAGAGCCAATACCCATAGTTAAACTAGCACCTAAATCTTTCCAACTGTAAAGTTCTTTTTTATCATGCGTTTTGCTATATGTGAGTTCTAGTAAAATAAGCCCTAAAAAACAAGGTACACCATATACTAATGGGTTTGTAAAATTCATTTTCTATTTTTTGGGTCAAGATAGTAATCTATTTACTATTTAGTAAAACATATTTCATTGCTTTTGCTTTTAGTAAGCATTCTTCGTATTCTTTTTCAGGTGTAGACTTTGCTGTAATAGCTCCGCCGACTGAATATGAAACATATTTTTCATCAGCGTTATATAAAATACTTCTAATAATAACATTAAAATCGAAATCTCCACTTGGAGTAAAATAACCGATAGTTCCTGAATACAATCCACGTTTAGTTTCTTCTAATTTTTCAATGATTTGCATTGCAGATATTTTTGGAGCTCCGGTCATACTTCCCATTGGAAAAGTGTTTTTGATTATATCAACAGGATGCGTATTAGTTTCTGTTTCAGAGACTACTGTTGAAATCATTTGATGTACTTGTTTAAAAGAGTATACTTTACATAATTCTTCAACATGTACACTCCCTTTTTTTGCTATTTTAGATAAATCATTACGAACTAAGTCAACAATCATTATATTTTCTGAACGTTCTTTTTCATCACGCGATAAATCGAATGCAATTTTATCATCTTCAATTTTATCAATTAAACGTTTAGCTGTACCTTTTATAGGTTGAGATATTATTTTATCGCCTATTTTTTTTATATATCTTTCTGGAGTAGCAGATAATAAATATTGATGTTCGTGTCTGAAAAATGTAGCGAAAGGAGGTTCAGATATATCGTTTAAATGTTGATATATTTTATAAGGATCTATTACTGTATTTTCAGCATAAAACTCTTGGCAAAAATTAGCTTCATATATATCACCTCTGTTTATATGATCTAAAATGGTATTTACCTTTTTGTAATATTGATCTTTATGAATTCTAAGTTTTATTTTTATTTTCTCCTCTTTTGATGTATTCTTTATTTCTTTTGAAGATGTAATTATGTTAGTAGCAATAATTTCTTCAAAATCTTCTTCCAGCTCATCATCGATCATTCTTAGGTAATGGAATTCAACAGTATTTCCTTTAATAAAAATTAATTTTTGCGGTTGAAAAAAATATAAATCAGGGAAGTGAAGTCCATCAAAATTAGTTGACTTTAATTTTTCAACATCGTTTTTTACATCGTAAGAAATATAGCCAAAAATATAATCCTTAGTATATGATTGGTATTCTTTTAGTTTATCAAAAGCATTATAATAATCTGTTTTTATAGAAGTAAATTCTTCTGCAGCCAAACAATAGTCAAAAGAACTATAATTTTGCTCGTAATTATTAGAATCTAACCAAAGTGTGGTTTCAAACTGTTTTGACCATTGGAATAAATGTTGTTTAAATTCTGAAGGAGAATCTATAGAAAAGGTGCAGATTGTTCTTAAAGACATGGGGCAAAAATAAGAAAAATGGAGATGATTGGTTCATTTTATTTTATTTACATTTATATCGAAATTTATAAAACAAATTATGAAGAAAATCTACTTTTTACTATTAATAATAGTAGTTTCAGCATGCGTTGGAACAGAGAAAAAGAAAGAGGGAGTGAAAAGTGATGTGGCAATAGCAGCTGTTTTAAATTTGAAACAAGCCGAAAAGTTGGTGTCATTACCTATAAGTTGTATAAATGTAGAATATCCAAATAAATTAAATCAAACAATTGGAAGTCCTGAAGATTTGCAAACACCAAAAGAATTACATCCTACATTTTATGGTTGTTTTGATTGGCATTCATCTGTGCATGGACATTGGAGTTTAGTTTCTTTATTAAAACAATTTCCTGATTTAAAAAATTATGAAGAGATAAAACAACAATTATTAACTAATATTTCTAAAGAAAATATAGATAAAGAAGTTGCTTATTTTCAAAAAAAACATAACATTAATTATGAACGTACTTATGGTTGGGCGTGGTTGTTAAAACTAGCAGAAGAAATTCATACATGGGATGATGAAACAGCTAGAAAGTTAGAAAAAAACTTACAACCTTTAACAGATCTTATTGTTCAAAAATATTTTGATTTTTTACCTAAGTTGAAATATCCAATTAGAGTTGGAGAACATACTAATACTGCTTTTGGGTTGACTTTTGCTTGGGATTATGCAACTACTTTAGAAAATTTTAAATTAAGAGATTTAATAAAAAAAAGAGCTAGAGCGTTTTATTTAAAAGACGCGCATTGTCCATTGTCATGGGAACCTAGTGGGTATGATTTCTTATCACCTTGTTTACAAGAAGCGGCAATTATGAAAAGAATTATGTCTGCAGCTGAGTTTCGTTTATGGTTCGGTGATTTCTTACCACAATTAAAAGATGTTAATTTTACTTTTCCTGTAGGCGAAGTTTTAGATAGAACAGACGGTAAATTAGTGCACTTAGATGGAGTGAATTTCTCGAGAGCTTGGGCTTTAAACAAAATTGTTAAGCATATGCCAGAATACAAGCATTTAAAAAATATAGCCAATCAACATATAAATTATTCATTGCCAAATGTTGTTGGAGATAGTTATGAAGGTGGGCATTGGTTAGGAAGTTTTGCTATTTATGCTTTAAATTCTGGGAAAAATGATTAAAAAAATATTCAAAAATATTGGCCCAGGAACTTTAATAGCTGCTGCTTTTATTGGTCCAGGAACAGTAACACTTTGTACGCTTGCTGGTGTAAATTTTGGATTTAATTTGTTGTGGGCAATGCTACTTTCTGTAATAGCTACCATTGTTTTGCAAGAAATGGCTGCTAGGTTAGGAATTATTTCTCAAAAAGGATTATCAGAAGTTATAAGAGA
This genomic stretch from Tenacibaculum sp. Bg11-29 harbors:
- a CDS encoding sterol desaturase family protein, giving the protein MNFTNPLVYGVPCFLGLILLELTYSKTHDKKELYSWKDLGASLTMGIGSAILAPLIKTISAIIIFNYVYDVFNPLVNGIRTNIMGWESFGYAWYVWIVCQLLDDFSYYWFHRQNHMVRFLWAAHIVHHSSDNFNLGTAVRNGWFTILYKPFFYMWLPAIGFPPEMVVVCLGIEALWQFQLHSVYIPKLKFIDVIFNTHTMHQVHHAKNVEYMDKNHGGFLNIFDRVFGTWKELDEKVEIQYGVTHAPDSYNPWVILTHEYKDIWNDTKKSSNWIHKFMYIFGPPGWSHDGSTISVKQMQKIILQKNKD
- a CDS encoding alpha/beta hydrolase, producing MLHQEFNFKYHKTTFFGQFWKPETIKGVVIIIHGMGEHSGRYQHVAKKLTDNNFGVIAFDHFGHGKTLGKRGHNPGFDTVLESISKLIDKTKEIFDSKLLFLYGHSMGGNAVINYTLRRENNLTGVIATSPMLKLAFDPPAWKLSLGKIMQKIAPAITLGNELDANDISRDKAEVKKYIDDPLVHDKISPNFSLSFIDSGEWAIQNASSLKVPMLLLHGTGDKIIDFKGTEAFANNSDKANLKLYKGGYHELQNDLCKEEMLQDIVNWLNSQL
- a CDS encoding anthranilate synthase component I family protein; protein product: MSLRTICTFSIDSPSEFKQHLFQWSKQFETTLWLDSNNYEQNYSSFDYCLAAEEFTSIKTDYYNAFDKLKEYQSYTKDYIFGYISYDVKNDVEKLKSTNFDGLHFPDLYFFQPQKLIFIKGNTVEFHYLRMIDDELEEDFEEIIATNIITSSKEIKNTSKEEKIKIKLRIHKDQYYKKVNTILDHINRGDIYEANFCQEFYAENTVIDPYKIYQHLNDISEPPFATFFRHEHQYLLSATPERYIKKIGDKIISQPIKGTAKRLIDKIEDDKIAFDLSRDEKERSENIMIVDLVRNDLSKIAKKGSVHVEELCKVYSFKQVHQMISTVVSETETNTHPVDIIKNTFPMGSMTGAPKISAMQIIEKLEETKRGLYSGTIGYFTPSGDFDFNVIIRSILYNADEKYVSYSVGGAITAKSTPEKEYEECLLKAKAMKYVLLNSK
- the tilS gene encoding tRNA lysidine(34) synthetase TilS, whose amino-acid sequence is MLQKLAEHIDENFSFLKNKKLLIAISGGIDSVVLSHLLHQLCYTISLAHCNFQLRGEESNLDEEFINNLGIKLDITTFSIRFETNKYSKKNKLSTQLAARKLRYDWFQQLTEENNFDYILTAHHADDNLETFLINLTRGTGLDGLTGIPPVNKNIIRPLLVFSREEIEEHALKNNIKWRKDASNLETKYVRNKIRHKIIPILKELNPSLLKTHNKTTESLKQSQQIITDKIKETSIKITSKQDDILKINISELVKLSNPKAYLYQLLKRYKFTSWNDIYDLIYAQSSKKVLTNSYTLIKDRDFLLLLPSDKKLTSKSEQIIIHKGDVKVINPINLLFEDVNKKTIFDKNSIYVDKNLLNYPLIIRRWQEGDFFYPTGMLGKKKISKYFKDEKLSILDKKNIWLLCSNNNEIIWIIGKRQDRRFSSTNNTTQLLRLTI
- a CDS encoding cytochrome c biogenesis protein CcdA; its protein translation is MKKLITLFLLFLGLTVYSQSDDNPIVVTPTVEKVSETEYDLIFEIEIAEDWHLYSQYNPEDASLPMTISPAEGQSGYTLNGKAKEGETETEFSEIWGKDEIFFVDEGKLVQRITVSDATLTLITLNLDAQVCKEYCLPFDEDFTFSLIGEKVSQTVTEVDDKSQSLSQSLNLNLKNTALLKNTAEKNTEEKGGDTLLNIFLLGFVGGLLAFLTPCVFPMVPLTVSFFTKHTEKKGKGIGSAVLYGFFIILIYGLLSLPFHYLDTLDPEILNSISTNIWLNVFFFVVLIFFAGSFFGFYELTLPSSWSNKADSASNIGGIIGTFFMALTLAIVSFSCTGPILGSLLAGSLGSSGGAMQLSAGMIGFGTALALPFALFAMFPGWLNSLPKSGGWLNTVKVFLGFLELAFAFKFLSNADLVGHWDLFKREIFIGLWALISLLTALYLFGIIGKKYGKISFFRILLGVAALAFSVYLAPGVMEKPAWNQNKFLSGFAPPQFHSIYKKDNKCPLGLNCFKDFEEGIAYAKSVNKPVLLDFTGWACVNCRKMEETIWVKPEIYSLINNNFVLISLYVDDHERQLPKDEQFDFIKPNGKVKRIRTYGDKWATLQVANFKTASQPFYVLMSPELELLNSPQQYSDHTAYYDWLKTGLDNFNKN